Within Salvia splendens isolate huo1 unplaced genomic scaffold, SspV2 ctg869, whole genome shotgun sequence, the genomic segment gaaacaataGAAACAGTTGTCAGTAAAATATGATAGTGTGGAGAAAATGGTGATTATACCTCGTAAGATTAACacgagaaaaaagaaaatagtgacGAACATGGCTGAGATGGTTGCAGCAGATGAACATGCtgatgacgacgacgacgaagaTGATGGGGATGACAATTTGGGCGATTTATTCTTCTTCAATGCCTTCAAATGTTCCATCCTCTCACGCTTCTTAATAGCAAGCCTCGATATCTCCTTGAGCAACCTCATGTCCGCAGCATCCAAGGTCGGACCCTTTGGAGGCCGAGGAGGCTTTGCAGCCTTCTTCGCCTTCCCACCCTTCCGTCTCTCCTTCTCAACAGGGGGAGCCCGCCCCTCTCCTCCCCTCTCATTGTCCCTCTCGACAGGGGGCACTACCCCCTCACCCTCCTCCCCTCCCCGAGCCTTATCACTCAACAATTTCGTCGTCTCTTTATCAAGCTCTTCTTCTGTACCAACATCCGATTTCACCCCGGCCTCATCATCAACAGATCCATTTAAATTCAAAATCCCACTGCCAATCCTTTTCAAAATCTTCTTCCCCCATGTGGAATCAGAGGATGAATCCTTACTCCCATTAGCATCACCATTTTCAATATCAATCACAAATTCTTTCTCTTTGTGCTCCATTTATGATCGATCCTCTCACTAAAATGATATCAATCACAAATTCTCTCTTTCTAACCAAACCCTCAAACGCATCGAGAATGAAAATAACAAACCAATTATCACACCACACAGAATTGTgcagctagggctctgaaatttTGGGAATAAATTTTCCCAAAAATCTCAGAATAAACGAATCAATCAATATAATCTCTCCTGATCAAAtcataaacaaaaaaatcaacaaacatTTCATCGAACAATAATGCAATATGTAACATGAGATCAAAAGCGTACCAGTCAGAAAACAATGCGCAGAAACCTTGAATTCGAAAAAATGATGAACAAAAAAACAAATGGGAAATAAAAAAGGGGGGTGTGAAGATTCGAGAAAGATTTCTATCCACCCCCCATATTAAGCTTTCCGCATTTCGTCCTTCCTcccattattataaatatatatagaaattcATGTGGGCCGCAGCATAGCTGAAATAAATTAGGGGCGAATCCATGTCTGAAGAAGCTAgcagagagagagaatgcaaTAATTGTTGGACAATTTTTTGTTGGATTATGACCGGCCGCACCGA encodes:
- the LOC121791663 gene encoding uncharacterized protein LOC121791663 isoform X2, yielding MEHKEKEFVIDIENGDANGSKDSSSDSTWGKKILKRIGSGILNLNGSVDDEAGVKSDVGTEEELDKETTKLLSDKARGGEEGEGVVPPVERDNERGGEGRAPPVEKERRKGGKAKKAAKPPRPPKGPTLDAADMRLLKEISRLAIKKRERMEHLKALKKNKSPKLSSPSSSSSSSSACSSAATISAMFVTIFFFLVLILRGLNASTSSTLIITGAPQPQPPPQMRGLLPVQFYKTFKSNGGGTLSFLPPKST
- the LOC121791663 gene encoding uncharacterized protein LOC121791663 isoform X1, with amino-acid sequence MEHKEKEFVIDIENGDANGSKDSSSDSTWGKKILKRIGSGILNLNGSVDDEAGVKSDVGTEEELDKETTKLLSDKARGGEEGEGVVPPVERDNERGGEGRAPPVEKERRKGGKAKKAAKPPRPPKGPTLDAADMRLLKEISRLAIKKRERMEHLKALKKNKSPKLSSPSSSSSSSSACSSAATISAMFVTIFFFLVLILRGLNASTSSTLIITGAPQPQPPPQMRGLLPVQFYKTFKSNGGGTLSFLPPKCVFS